DNA from Mycobacterium sp. SMC-8:
GCGGCCGCTGGTTTGCTCGATTTGCCACCGGGTCAAACCCGGATTCGCCGGCACGCCGTGAACTCCGCTTGTGGCGTGCGTAACATCTCCGGTTGACCTGCCGATAAAGAGCCATCAACCGGCAACCGTCTGGGGGTAGTCATGCACGTGGTACTGGGTTTGTCACTGTCGTCGACGAGCGCTGTGTGGGTGCTCGTCGACACCCGGGACGGCAGCATCCTCGCCGACGAGGTGGTCGCGCTCGACCGTTCCGACGAGATTGCCAGCGCGGCGGCGCGCAGCGTCCAGTCGTTCTCGTTGCGCAGTGACCGCGACATCGACGCCGTCCGGCTGGTGTGGGATGACGACGACCCGGTGGCGCGCAAGCACGGCATCCGGTTGCGGACCAAGCTACGGCTGTTCGGTTTCGACAACATCGAGGCCGTCACCGAGGAGGCGGCGCGCGAGGGCAGGAACCGCACCGCCCGCCACATCGCGCCCCACATGGTGCTCGCGTACGGCGCCGCCCGTGCCGCCGCGAACGACGACGACACCGGTGTGCTGCGCCGCATCGCGGACAAGTTGCCGCACCGGGAGCCGGCCGGCATGCCCGTCATGCCGTCGGTCGCCGAGCGGGTCGGCGACCGCGCCCGCGCCGCCGTCGCCGCGATCCCGGGCGGTGTCGCGGGCCGCGCGGCCGCGGCTGCCTTGGTGGCGATGGTCGGCGGGCTGGTCGGCTACGCGCTGCTGAGCACGGGCACCCCGTCGCACGAGACGCCCGACACCGTCGCCGCCGAAGCGGTGTTGCCGGCTCCGCCGGCTGCAGTGGTGTTGCCGGCTCCGGCAGCGGTGCCCGCCGTGCCGGAGGCAGCGCCGCCGGTCGTGGCGGTCCCGGAGGCGCCCGTCGAGCTCGAGCCCGAGTACGCCTGGGTGCCCGAACCGGTCGCCGCCGACGAGGTCACCGTGACACCCGACGTGCCCGACGCTCTGGCCGCCGAAGTGCCCACACCGACGTCCATGCCGACCGTGCACGCAATCAATCCCGCCGCACCTCAGCCGGTTTCGACGATGATCGGCGTTCCGCACCTGTCCGGCGCCGGGCCGGTAACCGGCCCCGCGCAGGCGGTGGCCGCGCCTGTGGTCCCGGCGGCGCCCGTCACGACCGCGCCGGTGCCGGCTGCACCGCCCGCACCGCCGGCGCCCGCCGGTCCGCTGGGCGCGTTGTTCCGCGCGCTGCCCTGACGCCGGTAGAACTACTCATGCCCGGGCGGGCGTCGGCGGGCATGCTGAACGCATGACCCAGACGCCTCCGCGTGACCGTGCTCTCGACGTGGCGCGGCTGGGCTCGCTGCTGGTGGTCATGTTCGGGCACTGCGCGCTGTTGCTCGCCACCATCGACGCGTCCGGCGTGCGGATCGGCAATCTGATCGGCGAAGTGCCCGCCGTGGCGCCACTGACCTGGTTGGCGCAGGTGATGCCGCTGTTCTTCCTCGCCGGCGGCGCCGCGGCCGCGTACGACTGTCGCAGCGGGACGCCGTGGGGAGCCTGGGTGTTCGCCCGCGCGCTGCGGCTGTATCGGCCTGTCTTCTGGTATCTCGGGGCCTGGTGCGCCGGCCTGCTCGTCGCGCGGCTGGTGTTCGGCGCCGGCTCGGCGGCCCGGCTGGGCGCCGAGAGCGTTGCGCTGTTGTGGTTCCTCGGCGTGTACGTGGTCGCGCTGGCCTTCGTGCCGGTGTTGATGCGCCTGCGCGACGGGCGCGCGGTGGCGTTCACCGTGGCCGGACTGACCGCGGCCGCGGCGGTGATGGACGCGGTGCGGCTGTCTACTGGCGAGGCGGGGGCCGGGGTGCTCAACTTCCTGTTCGTCTGGTTGATCCCGGTGGCCATCGGTGTCGGCTACGCCCGCGGTCTGGTGACGCGCCGCGTCGCCGTCGTCGTGGGCGTCGCGGCGCTGTCGGCACAGCTGGCCCTCGTCGGGTACGGGCCGTACGAGACATCGCTCGTCGTCACCGGCGCCGAGGATCTTTCCAATGTCGCGCCGCCCACGCTGGTGCTCGCGCTGCACTGCATCTGGATGTCGTGCGCGTTCGTCTGCGCCGCCACGCCCCTGCGGCGCTGGGCCGCCCGTCCCCGCGTGTGGCGCGTCGTGTCCGCGGGCAACGCGGGCGCGATGACGCTGTATCTCTGGCACATCGTGGCCATCGCGATTGCCGCGTTCGGATTGCACGCCGCAGGCCTCGACGCCTACGACGCGGCGGCGCCGGGATTCTGGGGCCGGCTCGCGCTGAGGGGCGTCGTGTTCGCCGCGGTGATGTTCGGGCTCTTCCGGCTGCTGACACCGTTGGAGCGCCGGCCGCTGCCCGGGTGGGACCGGCCGGTGGGGGCGGTCGGCACCCGCGCCGCGATGGCCGGCGCGCTGACGTGCCTGTCGGCGGTCGCACTGGTGGTGACCGCGAAATTCGGGCTGGGCACCGCAGCGGGTTGGTCCGCGCTGGGCGCCTTCCTGGCGCTCGCCGCGACGGCCAGGCTGTGTGCGACCGTGCCGGGCGTGCCCAGTGTCCCGCCGGCACGGACAGTGCTCGGCTCGCCCTGACCAACAATCTGAGTTCGCGTCGTGGATGTGCGGGACAGAACGCGAATGCCTGTCCCAAGTTCTCCGGAAAACTTGATTTAATCCAAAAAGCAGACAAGTATCGGTACCGATGACCGACCAACCCGACTACTCGACGGTGCTCAGGTCGGCGGCGTTACGTGTCACGCGGCCGCGGATGGCGGTATTACACGCTGTCGGAGAGCATCCCCACGCCGACACCGAACTCATCATCAACGCGACCCGCGAACTACTTCCCGATGTGTCGCGCCAGACCGTTTACGACGCGCTGAACGCCCTTGCCGCAACAGGATTGGTGCGACGCATCCAGCCGGCCGGCTCGCTGGCCCGGTACGAGGCCCGCGTCGGGGACAACCACCACCACGTCGTGTGCCGATCCTGCGGAGTGATCGCCGACGTGGACTGCGCGGTTGGCGACGCCCCCTGTCTGACCGCATCGGACGATCTCGGCTTCGAGGTCGACGAGGCAGAGGTCATCTACTGGGGCATCTGCCCCGACTGTTCGACAGCCCCATCCCCGCAATGATGTACGGATTACGAAAGGGAACACTGTGACCGATACCTCCGACGCCCGCCCCCCGCGCCCCGGCACCGACATCCACGGCCACAGCGAGAGCGAAAACCCGGTGATTCACTCGCCGGAGCCCAAAGTCCATGCACCGCTGACGAACAAGGACTGGTGGCCCCAGCAGGTCGACGTCTCGGTGCTGCACAAGCAGAACGAGAAGGGCAACCCGCTCGGCGAGGACTTCGACTACGCGACCGAGTTCGCCAAGCTCGATGTCGAGGCGTTCAAGCGTGACGTCATCGACCTGATCAATACCTCGCAGGACTGGTGGCCCGCCGACTACGGCAGCTACGCGGGACTGTTCATCCGGATGAGCTGGCACGCCGCCGGCACCTACCGCATCTTCGACGGACGCGGTGGCGCGGGCCAGGGCTCCCAGCGGTTCGCGCCGCTCAACAGCTGGCCGGACAACGCCAACCTGGACAAGGCACGCCGGCTGCTGTGGCCCATCAAGCGCAAGTACGGCAACAAGATCTCCTGGGCCGACCTCATCGCGTACGCCGGCAACGCCGCGCTGGAGTCGGCAGGTTTCCAGACCTTCGGCTTCGCGTTCGGCCGTGAGGACATCTGGGAGCCCGAGGAGATGCTGTGGGGCCAGGAGGACACCTGGCTGGGCACCGACAAGCGCTACGGTGGCACCAACGACAGCGACCGCAAGCTCGCCGAGCCCTTCGGCGCCACCACGATGGGTCTGATCTACGTCAATCCCGAAGGCCCCGAAGGCAAGCCGGATCCGCTGGCGGCCGCGCACGACATCCGCGAGACGTTCGGCCGGATGGCGATGAACGACGAGGAGACCGCCGCGCTGATCGTCGGCGGCCACACCCTGGGCAAGACCCACGGCGCGGCCGATGTGAACGTCGGTCCCGAACCGGAGGGCGCACCGATCGAGGAGCAGGGCCTGGGCTGGAAGTGCCCGTTCGGCACCGGCAACGCCGGCGACACCGTCACCAGCGGTCTTGAGGTCGTGTGGACCACCACGCCCACCAAGTGGAGCAACGCCTACCTGGAACTGCTGTACGGCTACGAGTGGGAGCTGACCAAGAGCCCGGCCGGCGCCTGGCAGTTCGAGGCCAAGGACGCCGAGGCGATCATCCCGGATCCGTTCGGCGGCCCGCCGCGCAAGCCCACCATGTTGGTCACCGACGTCTCGATGCGGGTCGATCCGATCTACGGACAGATCACCCGGCGCTGGCTCGACCATCCCGAGGAGATGAACGCGGCGTTCGCCAGGGCGTGGTACAAGCTCATGCACCGCGACATGGGCCCGGTCAGCCGCTACCTGGGACCGTGGGTGGCCGAGGCGCAGCTCTGGCAGGACCCGGTGCCCGCCGTCGATCACGAACTGATCGACGAGTCGGACATTGCGGCGCTGAAGAACTCTGTGCTGCAGTCGGGTCTGTCAGTGCCCCAGCTCGTGAAGACGGCCTGGGCGTCGGCGTCGAGCTTCCGTGGGACCGACAAGCGCGGCGGCGCCAACGGTGCCCGTCTGCGCCTTGAGCCGCAACGCAATTGGGAAGCCAACGAGCCGTCCGAACTCAACAAGGTGCTGCCGGTGCTGGAGAAGATCCAGCAGGACTTCAACGCGTCGGCGACCGGCGGCAAGAAGGTCTCCCTGGCCGACCTGATCGTGCTGGCGGGTTCGGCGGCGGTCGAGAAGGCGGCCAAGGACGGCGGTTTTGAGATCTCGGTGCACTTCGCGCCCGGCCGCACCGACGCCTCGCAGGAGCAGACGGACGTGGACTCGTTCGCGGTGCTCGAACCGCAAGCGGACGGCTTCCGCAACTACGCGAAGCCGGGTGAGAAGGCCCCGCTCGAGCAGCTGCTGGTCGACAAGGCGTACTTCCTCGACCTGACTGCTCCCGAAATGACGGCCCTGATCGGCGGTCTGCGCACGCTGAACGCCAATCACGGCGGCAGCAAGCACGGTGTGTTCACCGACCGGCCCGGCGTCCTCAGCACGGATTTCTTCGTGAACCTGCTGGACATGGGCACGGAGTGGAAGCCGTCGCTGGCCACCGAGAACGTCTATGAGGGCAAGGACCGGGCCACCGGCCAGCCGAAGTGGACCGCGACGGCGGCCGACCTGGTGTTCGGCTCGAACTCCGTGCTGCGCGCGCTGGCCGAGGTGTACGCCCAGGACGACAACAAGGGCAAGTTCGTCGAGGACTTCGTCGCCGCTTGGGTCAAGGTGATGAACAACGACCGCTTCGACCTGCGCTGACCCCCTGAAGGTCAGAGCCGGTTCTCGGGTCCGAGTACCGCCCACACCGTCTTCCCACTGACCGTCGGTGTTGAGCCCCACGCACGGCTCAACGTCGCGACGATGGTCAGCCCGGAGACGGTGTGGGCGCCGGACGCCGGATCTTCATGCCGCGCCGTCGGATTGACGGACCCGTCGTTGACCGCCACGGTCACCCGGCCGTCGTGGATCTCCAGGACGAGCACCGGCCGGCTCGAGGTGTGCTCGAGGACGTTCTCGACGAACACGGTGGCCACAGTCGAAGCGGTCCGGATCATCTCGGGGCGGCCCCACCGGGTCAGCCACTGCGCCGCCAGCTCCCGGGCCTGTCCGAGGCTGCTGCGGTCAGCCTCGAGCTGGGCGGACGCCCGCCGCCGGATGCGCTGGGAGTCTCCGATCGACGCCACAGCGCCGGCCATGTCGGAGCGCACCGGAACATAGCGGGCCGCACCCGACCGGGTGATGGACCTGCGGCCCGCCGGATGGTCGCACACCAGGATGACCGGGACATCCGGCCACGTACTGACATGCCAGCGCGCGCTGGTGAACGCGGTCCATGCGCTGTCGGTGGGCACCCGCAGGGCACTGACGTCGACCAGGACCGCCGTCGGCTCGTCCAGCGCGGCCTTGATGACGCTGTCGCGGACCTGCCGGTAGGTCGAGCTGTCCAGGGTGCCGGCCACCGTCAGCGTGGTGCTGCCCTCCGGTGACGGTGTCACCGCGACGTCGACGGAACTGCGGTCACTCATCCTCGGCGGGCATTCCGGTGTCGACGAGTGCGATGCGTTCCCGCAAGACGGGCAGTGCCTTGTCGGTTTCGGCGGCCAGCGCCGTATACCGGCGGCGGACGTCCGTAGAGATGGCCTTGCCGGCGAGCTGATGCGCCAGCCGTGCCTTCTCCTGAAGGCTGCGCACCGCGACCAGCAGCGCGTTGTGCACCTCGTTGTCCCTGGCCGAGAGCAACGCGTAGGCACTCCACGCGTGACCGATGTGGCATCGGTAGTAACCCTCGTCCACCGTCTGCAGCGACCCATTGCAGTCCGGACATGTGAAACCCGAAGGCGTGCCGAACAATTCGGGCTCCAGTTCGGCGGAGAGCGGTTCGGTCATGGCGATCCGGTTCTCCAGCTCCAGGTACGGGTCGGGGAGCCGGTCGCGCCGCACGACGTCGTGCGCGGCGAGCTCGGTGAGGACCGACCCGATGTTCACCGCGGAGACCGTGCGGTCCACCACCCCGGCCCGCAGCGCATTGGTGGGCATCGTGGGGAACAACGCATCTTCCGGCGACTGGCACAGGGTGGTGCCGCCGCGGGCCCGGATCGCTGCCAGGCCCAGCACGCCGTCGTCGAGGACTCCCGACAGCAGCACTCCGACCGCTCGCGGTCCGAATGCCACCGCCACCGAACGGAACAGCGCGTTCAGCGCCGGGCGGTGCCCGTTCTCACTGGGACCGTTCGACAGCACGATGTGGTGGTCGCGGGTCAGCAGGTGGCGGCCCGGCACCGCCACGTAGATGCGGCCGGCATCGAGCTTCGTCCCGTTCTGAGCGCTCACCGCGGGCAGCGGACCCGCGCGGTTGATGATCTGCGCCAGCACACTGGGCCCGTGGGTGGGCAGATGCAGCGCCATCAGGACCGCGAACGGCAGGTCGGCGGGCAGCCCGGATGCGGCCTTCGACAATGCTTCGACACCGCCTGCGGAGCCGCCCATCGCCACCGCTCCGCGCAGCTCGTCCTTCGGCGAGGCAGTCACGATTCAGTGTTACCCGCTGGCTGCGCCGGTAACCGATTTTCGCCACGAAGTCCCGCGGGCGAAGCCGGTGGGACAGAACACGAAGAGGACGCGGCCGATCCGTTTGGTTTGCGCCGGTTGCGGCAGTTCTATCGCAGAGTGCTGTTGCGGGAGGGTTCAGATGAAGCTGGCGATGGTGGGCGCGGTGTCCGGTGACGAGCGAATCGACTGCGGCCGCTACGACGTGGTGGCTCTGGCCGAGGCACTGGCGCGACACGGGCACGAGGTGCGGGTGCTCACCGCGGCTGCCCCGAAGACACCGCTGCCCGCACCCGAGGGTGTCGTCGTGGAGCGGCTACCGGTCGACACCACCGGCATGACACGCCCCGAAGACCTCATCCCGCTCATCGGCGACTTGGGGCACCACCTTGTCGAAACGTTCGACGGCACGGCGCCCGACGTCGTGCACTGCCAGGGCTGGGCCTACGGCATGGCGGCCCAGCTCGCCGCCAAACGGCGCCCCGTGGCCACGGTGCAGGCCTTCGCCGGTTTGAGCGCGACCGCCCGGCGGCGTCGCGGGAACGTCGGCCAGCCCGCGACCACCGTCAAGATCGAATCCCTGCTGGCCCGCAACGCCACCGCGGTGACGGTGGCGTGCCACGATGACATGCAGGAAGTCATCCGGCTGGGATGCCCGCGCGCGCGGGTCGCGGTGCTTCCGCCCGGCATCGAGGTCGACGAGGTTCCCGCCGAGGAGATCGTGTCTCGGGGCGCCGAGCCGTCTCGCCGGATCGTCGCCGTGGCGCGTGACTTCACCCCGCAGCAAGGCCTCGGGCAGATGGTGCGGGTGCTGCCTTCGGTGGGCGCCGCGGAACTCGTGCTGGTCGCCACCGACGCCGCTGAAGGACCCCACGCCGGCCAGATCATCGACATGGCGCGCACGCTCAAAGTCGACACGCGGGTGCGCCTGCATGCCGGCGCCACCGGCGACGAGCTGACCGCGCTGTTCCGCACGGCCGACGTGGTGGTTGCGCCGGCGCTGTACGAGCCGTCGTGCGACGCGGTGCTGCAGGCGATGGCGTGCGGCGCAGCGATCGTCGCCCCGGCCGCCGGCGGTGTGCGCGACGCGGTCATCGCCGACGTCACAGGGCTGCTGGTGCCTCCGGGCAGACTCGACGCGCTGGCCCGTGCGCTGCGGTCGATCCTCGGGCAGATGGTGCTGCGCCAGGGGATGGGTCTGGCCGGCCGCTCGCGTGCCCGCTCCCGCTACAGCTGGGACCGGATCGCGACGGACGCCGAGGTGGTGTACGACTCGGCGCGCAACCGCAAACCCGTCAACGTGCACTGAGCTGCGCGTCAACGTCGACCGCGAATACTTGAAAGTCGCTGTGCATCAGCGCTTTTGAATTCTTTCGGGTGATCATGAACTTCTTCGCCCGAAACCGTTTGGTGAATTCTCTTAAGGGTATTTCGCGCGCCATGCCGCCGATCTGTCGGCGCCGCTCGGTGCTCATCTGGCACGTCCACGGTTCGTGGACGGAGGCCTTCGTCGCCGGTGGACACGGCTGCGCCGGGCGGGCAGGCAGCGGGTGCACGAACGCTACACCTGGGACCGGGTGGCACGCGACACCGCGGCCATCTACGGCCGGCTCGCGGAGACGGCACGGTGAGTCAGCTGGTCTCCAGCGTCCGGACCGCCCGCTCCACCGGGGCGGGCAGCCGGTGCCGGGCCGACATGACCGCGGGCACCGCGCGCAGCGCCTCGCCCAGCGCCCTGGCATGGGCCCGATCGCGGGTCGCCGCCCGCGCGAAATCCGCTGAGCTGCACACACATCGGCGCAGCGGCCGCCGCAGCCAGGCGGTCAGCACGGTGTTGCGCAGCACCCGCGCCTTCTCAGCCGAGCTCGACTCACGCCGCGGCGACGGGCGGTGGTATGCGGTCAAGCGGTCACAGAAGCACAGGTCCCAACCGTGGCTGGCCAGGTCCAACGCCAGCAGTTGTTCCTCACCGCGAAAGTGCAGGATCGGGGAGAACCCGCCGACCGCCTGGAAGGCCGACCGGCGGACGATCGCCGAGCACGCCTGGAACCCGAGGAGGGACGGTCCGGGCAATATCGGGTCGCGGCCCAGCGGGCTCCCGGCGAGGTCGGCGACGATCGGGTCCTCGCGCAGGTCGGGCCAGACGAGCGTACGGCCGGCGAGCACCGCCACCGACGGGTGGGCATCGAAGACCTCTTCGGCGACGGCCGGCGCGTCCGGCTCCCACCACGAATCGTCGTCGCAGAACGCCACGTACGGGGTGGCGCAGTGCGCCACCCCGACGTTGCGGCCCACCGCACCGAGGTTGTCGGACAGCTCGATCACGGAGAGCCGATGGCCCGAAGCGGCCGCGATGCGCGTGGCCACGGCGACGGAATCGTCGCAAGAATTGTTGTCCACCAGGATGATCGGGGACCGAGTGGTGTCCAGCAACAACTGCAGCACCACGGCGAGCTCCTCGCAGCGGTTCCGGCTGGCGATCACGAACGAGGTGCGGGAGCCCGATAGCATGACCTCCGGTGCTACCCGCCCCGAGGCCGGACAAACCCGCTTCGCGCGGGTGCTGGTCACCGGCGGCGCGGGATTCCTGGGCAGGCACCTGTGCGCGGCACTGGTCCGGTGCGGCGCGCAGGTGGTGTGTGTCGACAACCTGTCCACCAGCTCAAGAGACGCCGACCCCGTGCCCGGTGTCGAGTTCGTCCACCACGACGTCAGCCGTCCACTGCCCGAGCCGTGGCGGCACACGGCGTTCGACACGATCTTCCACCTCGCGTGCCCGGCGTCCCCACCGGACTATCTGCGGCTGCCGCTGGCGACACTGCGGACCGGGGCACTGGGCACCGCCGAGGTGCTCGACATGGCCGACCGGCACGGCGCCCGCGTGGTGCTGGCGTCGACCAGCGAGGTGTACGGGGACCCCCTGGAACACCCCCAGTGCGAAACCTATTGGGGCAACGTCAATCCCATCGGGCCGCGGAGCGTGTACGACGAGGCCAAACGCTATGCCGAGGCATTGGCCTTCGCCCACCGCAGGGAACGGGGCACCGACATCGGGGTGGCCCGGATCTTCAACACCTACGGGCCGGGTATGCGTCCGGACGACGGCCGGATGGTGCCGACGTTCTGTGGTCAGGCGCTGCGCGGCGAGCCGCTCACCGTGGCCGGCGACGGCACCCAGACCCGTTCCCTGTGTTACGTCGACGATACGATCGCCGGCCTGATCGCCCTGGCGGCCGCCGACTGTCCCGGGCCGGTGAACATCGGCAACCCGGTGGAGCTGCCGGTCTTGCGCTGCGCCGAGATCATCCGCGATCTGGTCGGCGCACAGGTGCCGATCGAGCACCTCCCTGCCGCCACCGACGACCCACAGCGCCGGTGCCCAGACATCACGGTCGCCAGGCAACGACTGGGCTGGTCGCCGAAGGTCGGCTACCTCGACGGGCTCACCGCCACCGTGGAGTGGTTCCGCTGCGCCCTCCAGCCGATGTCGGAACCCCGAACCTGAGGAGAAACATGCGAATTCTCGGTATCAACGCGGTCTTTCACGATCCCGCCGCTGCGGTGGTGGTCGACGGACAGATCGCGGCCGCGGCCGAGGAGGAGCGATTCTCACGGCGCAAGCACGGCAAGCAGGCGGTGCCGTTCTCGACCTGGGAGCTGCCGGTGGCCGCGGCCCGCTGGTGCCTGGAGGAGGCCGGCCTGAGGCCCCCGGACCTGGATGCGGTCGGCTACTCCTACGAACCGGCGCTGATGGACGGGGAGAACGGGCAGACCGACGGCCTGGACCGCGACTGGGAGTATCTGCGCACGACGTACGCGCAGCGGGCGCCGCGATTCCTGGCGACCGCCCTGCCGGGACTGGATCCGTCCGTCGTGCGCCACGTCCGCCATCACGTCGCGCATGCGGCGTCGACCGCGCTGGCCTCACCGCACCCGGACACCGCGGTGCTCGTGGTCGACGGCCGCGGGGAGCGCACCTCGATGCTGGCCGGGGTGTATCGCGACCAGAAACTCGACGTGCTGGCTTCTCAGCCGTTGCCGCACTCCCTGGGCCTGCTCTACGAGAGCCTCACCGAACACCTGGGATTCGCGCGCTCCAGCGACGAGTACAAGGTGATGGCGATGGGCTCCTACGGGAGCCCGCGGTTCGCCGACCGACTGCGCGAGAAGGTGTACGCGCGCGGGGACGGAGGCTTCCAGACCGAGCCCGTCGACTGGACCGAGTTCGCGCCGCCGCGGACACCGACGCCCCGCGAGAAGATCTCCGCGCTGGCCCGACCCGAGCCGGTCTATGCCGACCTGGCGTGCAGTGTCCAGCGCGTGGTCGAGGAGGTGCTCCTCGACCTGGCCGGGTGGCTGCGCCGGCGTGTCGACGGCGACAGTCTGTGCCTGGCCGGCGGGGTCGCCCTGAACTGCGTCGCCAGTTCCCGCATCTACGCCGAGAGCGGATTCGACCGGGTGTGGGTTCAGCCCGCCGCCGGCGACGCCGGGACCGCGCTCGGCGCGGCACTGGCCCTGGCCGCCGAGGCCGGTGACCGCATCGCGCCGATGCCGTCGGCCCAGCTGGGCCGCGGCTGGACCGACGCGCAGATCGGTACGGTGCTGGACCGGGCGGCGGTGCCGTACGAGCGGCCCGCCGATCTGGCCGGCGCGGTCGGTGACGCCCTGGCCGACAACCAGCTCGTCGGGTGGTTCCAGGGCCGCTCGGAGTTCGGTCCGCGGGCGCTGGGCGGGCGGTCGCTGCTGGCCGATCCGCGCAGCGTGGCGAACCTGGAACGGCTCAACGACGTCAAGGGACGCGAGCAGTTCCGCCCGGTCGCCCCGATGGTGCTGGCCGACCGCGCCGGTGAGATCTCCGGCCGCGGTCCGCTGCCGAGCCGCTACATGCTGTTCGTGCACGACGTTGACGAACGGTGGCGCGCCCGCATCCCGGCGGTCACCCACGTCGACGGCACCGCGCGTGTCCAGACCGTCGACGACGGTCAGCCCCTGCTGCACGCCGCCATCACCCGGTTCGCGGGCCGCACCGGCGTGCCGGTGGTGGTGAACACCAGCTTCAACACCGCCGGCCGGCCCATGGTCGACAGCCCGCAGGACGCGCTGGAGTGCTTCGGCAGCGCGCCGATCGACCTGCTCGCCATCGGTCCCTACCTGATCCGGCGGCCGCGATGAGCATGGACGTCACCCTGGTGATCCCGACCATCGGCCGGAAGTCGTTGGCGCAGTTGCTGTCCGCGCTGCAGCGCGACGCCGGGCCGCGGCCCGCGGAGATCCTGGTGGTCGACGACCGTGCCAGGCCGGGACCGCTGCCACTGCCCGACGGTGTGACCGTGCAGGTGCTGCACGGCGGCGGATGCGGCCCCGCGGCGGCCCGCAACGTCGGGTGGCGGGCCGCCGCCACCCGGTGGGTGTGCTTCCTCGACGACGACGTGCTGCCGTGCGCGGGCTGGCTGGGGGCACTGCGACAGGACCTCACGGTCGCCGAGTCGGTGCGGGCGGCCGGATCGCAGGGCGGCATCGAGGTGCCCCGCGCAGAGGCAAGCCGGGCGCCCAGCGACGATGAGCAGCGCACGCTGCGGCTGGCCGGCGCGCGGTGGATCACCGCCGACATGGCCTACCGGCGCGACGTCCTGGTCGGCGTCGGAGGTTTCGACGAGCGATTCCCCCGCGCTTACCGCGAGGACTCCGATCTCGCGCTGCGCATCGTCTCGGCCGGGCACCGGATCGTGGACGGCTCGCGCCGCTGCAGCCACCCGGTGGCGCCGGCGACCTGGCTGACGTCGGTCCGGGTGCAGATCGGCAACCGGGACAACGCACTGATGCGCCGCAAGTTCGGCCGCCACTGGCGGTCCCGGAGCGGGGAGGGCCGGGGACGGCTTCCCGGGCACCTGGCGACCACGGCGAGCGCCGTCGCGGGCCTGGCCGCCGCGCTCTGGCGGCGGCGCGCCGCCGCCGCCGTGTCCGGGCTGCTGTGGGCCGGGCTGACCGCCGAGTTCACCGCCCGCCGGTTCCTGCACGGTCCCCGAACGGTTCCGGAGTTCAGCCGGATCCTATTGAGCAGCACCATGATTCCTCCGGCGGCGGTGGCGCACAGGGTGGTCGGGGAGTGGCAGCACCGGCACGCGCGGCCGGAGCCGC
Protein-coding regions in this window:
- a CDS encoding acyltransferase, giving the protein MTQTPPRDRALDVARLGSLLVVMFGHCALLLATIDASGVRIGNLIGEVPAVAPLTWLAQVMPLFFLAGGAAAAYDCRSGTPWGAWVFARALRLYRPVFWYLGAWCAGLLVARLVFGAGSAARLGAESVALLWFLGVYVVALAFVPVLMRLRDGRAVAFTVAGLTAAAAVMDAVRLSTGEAGAGVLNFLFVWLIPVAIGVGYARGLVTRRVAVVVGVAALSAQLALVGYGPYETSLVVTGAEDLSNVAPPTLVLALHCIWMSCAFVCAATPLRRWAARPRVWRVVSAGNAGAMTLYLWHIVAIAIAAFGLHAAGLDAYDAAAPGFWGRLALRGVVFAAVMFGLFRLLTPLERRPLPGWDRPVGAVGTRAAMAGALTCLSAVALVVTAKFGLGTAAGWSALGAFLALAATARLCATVPGVPSVPPARTVLGSP
- a CDS encoding Fur family transcriptional regulator, encoding MTDQPDYSTVLRSAALRVTRPRMAVLHAVGEHPHADTELIINATRELLPDVSRQTVYDALNALAATGLVRRIQPAGSLARYEARVGDNHHHVVCRSCGVIADVDCAVGDAPCLTASDDLGFEVDEAEVIYWGICPDCSTAPSPQ
- the katG gene encoding catalase/peroxidase HPI; this translates as MTDTSDARPPRPGTDIHGHSESENPVIHSPEPKVHAPLTNKDWWPQQVDVSVLHKQNEKGNPLGEDFDYATEFAKLDVEAFKRDVIDLINTSQDWWPADYGSYAGLFIRMSWHAAGTYRIFDGRGGAGQGSQRFAPLNSWPDNANLDKARRLLWPIKRKYGNKISWADLIAYAGNAALESAGFQTFGFAFGREDIWEPEEMLWGQEDTWLGTDKRYGGTNDSDRKLAEPFGATTMGLIYVNPEGPEGKPDPLAAAHDIRETFGRMAMNDEETAALIVGGHTLGKTHGAADVNVGPEPEGAPIEEQGLGWKCPFGTGNAGDTVTSGLEVVWTTTPTKWSNAYLELLYGYEWELTKSPAGAWQFEAKDAEAIIPDPFGGPPRKPTMLVTDVSMRVDPIYGQITRRWLDHPEEMNAAFARAWYKLMHRDMGPVSRYLGPWVAEAQLWQDPVPAVDHELIDESDIAALKNSVLQSGLSVPQLVKTAWASASSFRGTDKRGGANGARLRLEPQRNWEANEPSELNKVLPVLEKIQQDFNASATGGKKVSLADLIVLAGSAAVEKAAKDGGFEISVHFAPGRTDASQEQTDVDSFAVLEPQADGFRNYAKPGEKAPLEQLLVDKAYFLDLTAPEMTALIGGLRTLNANHGGSKHGVFTDRPGVLSTDFFVNLLDMGTEWKPSLATENVYEGKDRATGQPKWTATAADLVFGSNSVLRALAEVYAQDDNKGKFVEDFVAAWVKVMNNDRFDLR
- a CDS encoding STAS domain-containing protein — encoded protein: MSDRSSVDVAVTPSPEGSTTLTVAGTLDSSTYRQVRDSVIKAALDEPTAVLVDVSALRVPTDSAWTAFTSARWHVSTWPDVPVILVCDHPAGRRSITRSGAARYVPVRSDMAGAVASIGDSQRIRRRASAQLEADRSSLGQARELAAQWLTRWGRPEMIRTASTVATVFVENVLEHTSSRPVLVLEIHDGRVTVAVNDGSVNPTARHEDPASGAHTVSGLTIVATLSRAWGSTPTVSGKTVWAVLGPENRL
- a CDS encoding chemotaxis protein CheB, with translation MGGSAGGVEALSKAASGLPADLPFAVLMALHLPTHGPSVLAQIINRAGPLPAVSAQNGTKLDAGRIYVAVPGRHLLTRDHHIVLSNGPSENGHRPALNALFRSVAVAFGPRAVGVLLSGVLDDGVLGLAAIRARGGTTLCQSPEDALFPTMPTNALRAGVVDRTVSAVNIGSVLTELAAHDVVRRDRLPDPYLELENRIAMTEPLSAELEPELFGTPSGFTCPDCNGSLQTVDEGYYRCHIGHAWSAYALLSARDNEVHNALLVAVRSLQEKARLAHQLAGKAISTDVRRRYTALAAETDKALPVLRERIALVDTGMPAEDE
- a CDS encoding glycosyltransferase; translation: MKLAMVGAVSGDERIDCGRYDVVALAEALARHGHEVRVLTAAAPKTPLPAPEGVVVERLPVDTTGMTRPEDLIPLIGDLGHHLVETFDGTAPDVVHCQGWAYGMAAQLAAKRRPVATVQAFAGLSATARRRRGNVGQPATTVKIESLLARNATAVTVACHDDMQEVIRLGCPRARVAVLPPGIEVDEVPAEEIVSRGAEPSRRIVAVARDFTPQQGLGQMVRVLPSVGAAELVLVATDAAEGPHAGQIIDMARTLKVDTRVRLHAGATGDELTALFRTADVVVAPALYEPSCDAVLQAMACGAAIVAPAAGGVRDAVIADVTGLLVPPGRLDALARALRSILGQMVLRQGMGLAGRSRARSRYSWDRIATDAEVVYDSARNRKPVNVH